From Paenibacillus sp. PK3_47, the proteins below share one genomic window:
- a CDS encoding aromatic acid exporter family protein: MAFGARILKTGMAVTLALYLSVLLNFSSPVGAAIAAIFAMQPSIYRSWRYFLDQIQTSTMGAVIALLGGMLLSNEPIAVGLVCILVIMISMKMNRADTIGLTLVTVISVMEASGQWEFALTRFLLTLTGIVSAFIINITVFPPKPRKQYIQQIENVFASLSLLLRTAVSHEMKESVFRDEKNALAGSIKSLADKYALFEEEQKQLRRAKYSQTRQMVVYKNLLNSLQKGFEVLEAVDQHYFQAERTERTDELFDRHLEQLIKYHEYILLKFEDKLKPGANDSEPLGEDNDRFLEAAIRGYNPEKSGQLRLSVVAAAIYDYGYQLERLDKVAEHINRAHAEDKE, translated from the coding sequence TTGGCGTTTGGTGCCCGCATACTCAAAACAGGAATGGCAGTTACGCTCGCACTTTATTTATCCGTTCTGCTTAATTTCAGCTCGCCTGTAGGTGCGGCGATTGCAGCGATTTTCGCCATGCAGCCCTCCATTTACAGGTCCTGGCGTTACTTTTTGGATCAGATTCAGACCAGTACGATGGGAGCGGTTATCGCGCTATTAGGCGGGATGCTGCTGTCCAATGAACCTATAGCAGTCGGGCTTGTATGTATTCTGGTCATTATGATCAGCATGAAGATGAACCGCGCCGACACCATTGGCCTGACACTGGTTACAGTGATATCCGTGATGGAAGCTTCAGGGCAGTGGGAGTTTGCGTTAACGCGTTTTTTGCTTACACTGACTGGTATTGTGTCTGCTTTTATTATTAATATTACGGTTTTTCCGCCGAAGCCGCGCAAACAATATATACAGCAGATAGAAAATGTCTTTGCCAGCCTGTCCCTGCTGCTGCGTACTGCAGTTTCGCATGAGATGAAGGAAAGTGTATTCCGGGATGAGAAAAATGCCCTTGCGGGCTCCATCAAATCGCTGGCAGACAAATACGCCTTATTCGAGGAAGAGCAGAAGCAGCTGAGAAGAGCCAAGTACAGCCAGACCCGGCAGATGGTCGTATACAAAAACCTGCTCAATTCGCTGCAAAAGGGCTTTGAGGTGCTAGAGGCTGTGGATCAGCATTATTTTCAGGCGGAACGTACCGAACGTACCGATGAATTGTTCGACAGGCATCTGGAGCAGCTGATTAAATATCATGAGTATATTTTGCTCAAATTCGAAGACAAGCTGAAGCCGGGTGCGAACGATTCGGAGCCGCTGGGAGAGGATAATGACCGTTTTCTGGAGGCCGCAATCCGCGGATATAATCCCGAGAAATCCGGACAGCTGCGTCTTTCAGTAGTTGCTGCCGCTATCTATGATTATGGATATCAGCTGGAACGGCTGGATAAGGTTGCGGAGCATATCAACCGAGCCCATGCCGAGGATAAGGAATAG
- the helD gene encoding RNA polymerase recycling motor HelD has translation MEKQEQEWKEEQARVTDITALLKSHIRGLSEELGLHRTDVVDMRKDFWEEVTVNFSSPDDLGETSTSLRQQAQILNERERHHLQSSKALKKYKKLVVSPYFGRIDFAETSDAAAERIYLGIGSLMEDNGNFLIYDWRAPISSLYYDGAPGPASYDTPGGLVSGNMELKRQFVIDEGVIEVMFDTGMTIGDELLQQVLSHSADDRMKNIVATIQKEQNAVIRNDKSRMLIVQGAAGSGKTSAALQRVAYLLYKYREVLQADQMLLFSPNPLFNSYVSTVLPELGEENMQQTTFQMYLEHRLGQEFQLEDVFSQTESLLGTPDGPQANLRREGIRYKSSVAFLDVIRRYVDMLEHKGMLFKPLTFQGKAVVSKEEMERQFYTYDSNIRLANRIDLMTGWLLKKIAAFGVEERKAAWVEEQIELLDTSDYQRAYQSVRRKGGAHDESFDDFETEKSQLARYVVSQRLKPLRGWTKRGRFVDVKGLYSRLFSDRDLMDSLSSGSANELPEVWDDISRLTLKSMAANELAYEDATPFLYLKELSQGFRTNTQIRHVIVDEVQDYSPFQLEFMRRLFPRAKMTVLGDLNQAIYAQGEVLGELASLVSVYGEENTEVISLTRSYRSTYEIVEFTRAMIPGGERIVPFNRKGEVPLLNVVDSESRLLEAIEKDILDLHAKGYHYVAVICKTAEESAEVHDKLQHKIPVRLVTKDTPNFQKGTLVLPAYLAKGVEFDAVIIYDGSEEKYGRENERKLFYTACTRAMHLLHIYSLGQPNHFMPASVRESVAAGRLQD, from the coding sequence GTGGAGAAACAGGAACAGGAATGGAAGGAAGAACAAGCGAGGGTGACAGACATAACGGCTCTGCTTAAATCCCATATCCGCGGGCTGTCGGAGGAGCTCGGGCTCCACCGGACAGATGTAGTGGATATGCGTAAAGATTTCTGGGAAGAAGTGACAGTGAATTTCAGCAGCCCGGATGATCTGGGTGAAACTTCAACAAGCCTGCGGCAGCAGGCGCAAATTCTTAATGAGCGCGAACGCCATCATTTACAATCCAGCAAAGCACTCAAAAAATATAAAAAGCTGGTCGTGTCCCCCTATTTCGGACGGATCGACTTTGCAGAGACCTCGGATGCAGCTGCCGAGCGGATTTATCTGGGAATCGGTTCATTGATGGAGGATAACGGCAATTTTCTCATCTATGACTGGCGTGCGCCGATCTCCAGCCTGTATTACGACGGAGCACCCGGACCGGCATCCTATGATACTCCTGGAGGGCTGGTAAGCGGAAATATGGAGCTGAAGCGCCAATTCGTGATCGATGAAGGCGTAATCGAAGTGATGTTCGATACAGGTATGACTATCGGCGACGAGCTGCTGCAGCAGGTGCTCAGCCACAGTGCGGATGACCGGATGAAGAACATTGTAGCGACGATCCAGAAAGAACAGAATGCGGTAATCCGCAATGACAAAAGCCGAATGCTGATTGTCCAGGGTGCTGCAGGAAGCGGCAAGACCTCAGCGGCGCTGCAGCGTGTAGCCTATCTGCTCTATAAATACCGCGAGGTGCTGCAGGCTGATCAGATGCTGCTTTTTTCACCGAATCCGCTGTTTAACAGCTATGTATCTACAGTGCTTCCGGAGCTGGGCGAGGAGAACATGCAGCAGACGACCTTTCAAATGTATCTGGAGCACAGGCTGGGCCAGGAGTTTCAGCTTGAGGACGTCTTCAGCCAGACCGAAAGCCTGCTGGGGACACCGGATGGCCCACAGGCTAACCTCCGCAGGGAGGGAATACGCTACAAATCCTCCGTCGCTTTCCTGGATGTGATCCGCAGGTATGTGGACATGCTGGAACATAAAGGGATGCTGTTCAAGCCATTAACCTTCCAGGGTAAAGCGGTGGTCAGCAAGGAGGAAATGGAGCGCCAGTTCTACACCTATGATTCCAATATCAGACTGGCGAACCGGATTGATCTGATGACAGGCTGGCTGCTCAAAAAGATTGCCGCATTCGGCGTAGAAGAGCGCAAGGCTGCCTGGGTTGAGGAGCAGATTGAGCTGCTCGATACAAGTGACTACCAACGGGCTTATCAGAGTGTGCGCCGCAAGGGCGGTGCGCATGATGAAAGCTTTGATGATTTTGAAACCGAGAAAAGCCAGCTGGCCCGCTATGTCGTCAGCCAGCGCCTGAAGCCGCTGCGCGGCTGGACCAAACGTGGGCGGTTCGTCGATGTAAAAGGGCTGTACAGCAGGCTTTTCTCCGACCGTGATTTGATGGACAGCCTTAGCAGCGGCAGCGCCAATGAGCTTCCGGAGGTCTGGGATGACATCAGCCGGCTGACACTGAAATCCATGGCTGCCAATGAGCTTGCCTATGAGGATGCGACACCGTTCCTGTATTTGAAGGAGCTGAGCCAGGGCTTCCGCACCAACACGCAAATCAGGCATGTGATCGTCGACGAGGTTCAGGATTATTCGCCGTTCCAGCTGGAATTCATGCGCCGCCTGTTCCCGCGGGCGAAGATGACTGTCCTCGGTGATTTGAACCAGGCGATCTATGCCCAGGGTGAAGTGCTGGGGGAACTGGCAAGCCTTGTCAGTGTCTATGGAGAAGAGAATACGGAGGTCATTTCCCTGACCCGAAGCTACCGTTCGACTTATGAAATTGTGGAGTTTACGCGGGCAATGATTCCGGGGGGCGAACGGATCGTTCCGTTCAACCGCAAAGGTGAGGTGCCCCTGCTGAATGTGGTGGACAGCGAGTCCCGGCTGCTGGAGGCCATAGAGAAGGATATTCTCGACCTGCATGCCAAGGGCTACCATTATGTGGCGGTTATCTGTAAAACTGCGGAGGAAAGCGCAGAAGTCCATGACAAGCTGCAGCATAAGATCCCGGTGAGGCTGGTGACAAAGGATACCCCTAACTTCCAGAAGGGAACGCTGGTGCTGCCGGCCTATCTGGCCAAAGGTGTGGAATTCGACGCGGTTATCATCTACGACGGGTCGGAAGAAAAATACGGACGGGAAAATGAACGCAAGCTGTTCTATACCGCCTGCACACGGGCCATGCATCTGCTGCACATTTACAGTCTTGGGCAGCCGAATCATTTTATGCCTGCGTCAGTAAGAGAATCCGTAGCCGCAGGCCGGCTGCAGGACTGA
- a CDS encoding MFS transporter, with amino-acid sequence MLTVCNLLLFIGLQMTLSTLPVYAEGNLNASSVQVSLVTSLFALSAIASRLFAGKAMEKGGRNLLIFLGLAISLAAVIGYYFSGTIVILLLMRMLFGIGFGMASTAFPTMASDVIPIRRMGEGMGYFGLSTSLAMSAGPLIGLSLLQGPGFGSLLLCTGLALALIVPLGYSLTRGLPAHHKEPAPEPVTGPKGGVFRKLLIPSILNLLLSISYGGLLGFLALYGAEIHLDHIAYFFLFNAVAIVIIRPLSGKIYDRFGPAALLIPGSLFIIGGLLLLSFASSTAALFPAALCYGIGFGSMQPALQTWMIQSVDARQRGTANGMFFNSLDFGVAVGTMLLGSVALYNSYAVMYRYSALAPALLLVIYIVILFNRRRSRLANSSSTLARP; translated from the coding sequence ATGCTTACCGTATGTAATCTGCTGCTGTTTATCGGTCTGCAGATGACGCTCTCCACCCTGCCGGTGTATGCCGAGGGGAATCTGAATGCTTCTTCTGTACAGGTGAGTCTTGTTACCAGCCTGTTCGCACTCAGCGCAATTGCTTCACGTTTATTTGCCGGCAAGGCTATGGAAAAAGGCGGCCGCAATCTGCTGATTTTCCTGGGGCTTGCCATTTCCCTGGCTGCTGTAATCGGCTATTACTTTTCAGGAACCATTGTCATCCTGCTGCTGATGCGTATGCTGTTCGGCATCGGCTTCGGAATGGCCAGCACAGCTTTTCCGACAATGGCGTCTGATGTTATCCCTATCCGGCGTATGGGTGAGGGTATGGGCTACTTCGGATTGTCCACAAGTCTGGCCATGTCCGCCGGCCCGCTGATCGGGCTCAGCCTGCTGCAGGGGCCGGGGTTTGGATCGCTTCTCCTATGCACAGGACTGGCGCTTGCCCTGATTGTCCCGCTCGGCTACAGCTTAACGAGAGGCCTGCCTGCGCATCATAAGGAACCTGCTCCTGAACCGGTTACCGGTCCCAAAGGGGGCGTTTTCCGCAAGCTGCTGATTCCCAGTATCCTGAATCTGCTTCTGTCCATCTCTTATGGCGGACTGCTGGGTTTCCTGGCTTTATACGGCGCTGAGATTCACCTGGATCATATCGCTTATTTTTTCTTGTTTAATGCTGTTGCAATCGTAATTATCCGGCCCCTGTCCGGTAAAATCTATGACCGTTTCGGCCCGGCAGCCCTGCTGATCCCAGGCAGCCTGTTCATTATCGGCGGTCTGCTGCTGCTCTCCTTTGCTTCATCCACTGCCGCCCTCTTCCCTGCTGCACTGTGCTACGGCATCGGCTTCGGGTCGATGCAGCCGGCCCTGCAGACCTGGATGATCCAGTCTGTGGACGCCCGACAGCGCGGAACGGCCAACGGCATGTTCTTCAACTCCCTGGATTTTGGTGTTGCCGTCGGAACCATGCTGCTCGGCTCGGTGGCGCTGTATAACTCCTACGCCGTCATGTACCGCTATTCGGCGCTGGCTCCAGCGCTATTGCTGGTCATTTATATTGTTATCCTGTTCAACCGGCGCCGCAGCCGGCTGGCCAACAGCAGTTCCACCTTGGCGCGCCCGTAA
- a CDS encoding MarR family transcriptional regulator, producing MMPISSPQQFLGFLLGSTHRRISNGFARALKPYDITPEQWSVLLMIADRGGINQKEVAAAAAKDQPTTARIVELLQKKGFITKSTSPSDRRAFLLYATEEGKELIESTLQLEEQNINAAVAGLTPQQLEELRGMLELIYHNTGNSHQE from the coding sequence ATGATGCCCATATCCTCACCGCAGCAATTCCTCGGGTTTCTGCTCGGCTCCACCCACCGGCGGATTTCCAATGGTTTTGCCCGGGCTTTGAAGCCCTATGATATTACCCCTGAACAATGGTCGGTGCTGCTGATGATTGCGGACCGGGGCGGGATTAACCAGAAAGAAGTGGCCGCCGCTGCCGCCAAGGACCAGCCTACGACCGCACGGATTGTTGAACTGCTTCAAAAGAAGGGATTTATAACGAAATCCACGAGCCCCAGCGACCGGCGGGCTTTTTTGCTGTATGCCACAGAGGAGGGCAAGGAGCTTATTGAAAGCACACTTCAGCTGGAAGAGCAGAACATCAATGCCGCAGTTGCTGGCCTCACACCGCAGCAGCTGGAAGAGCTCCGGGGCATGCTGGAGCTGATCTATCACAACACCGGAAATTCACATCAAGAATAG
- the fsa gene encoding fructose-6-phosphate aldolase: MKFFLDTGNIEEIKRITRLGLVDGVTTNPSLIAKEGRLFKEVIKEIVEIVPGPVSAEVIGLTTEEMLKEALEIAEWAPNVVIKLPMTEDGLAACYELTKKGIKTNVTLIFSAAQGLMAAKAGATYISPFVGRLDDIGVDGMKLIKDLKTILTNYGLTSEIIAASIRNIAHVEQAAIAGAHIATIPGSLLPSLWKHPLTDNGIERFLKDWETVPQEAK, from the coding sequence ATGAAATTTTTCTTGGATACCGGAAATATTGAAGAAATCAAACGTATTACACGCCTCGGTTTGGTGGATGGCGTTACGACCAACCCTTCGCTGATTGCCAAAGAAGGCAGATTGTTCAAAGAAGTCATCAAAGAAATCGTTGAGATTGTTCCTGGTCCGGTAAGCGCCGAGGTTATTGGCCTTACGACAGAAGAAATGCTTAAGGAAGCGCTGGAAATTGCGGAATGGGCACCGAATGTCGTAATCAAGCTGCCAATGACGGAAGATGGACTGGCTGCCTGCTATGAATTGACCAAGAAAGGCATCAAGACCAACGTTACCCTCATTTTCTCCGCCGCTCAAGGCCTGATGGCTGCCAAAGCCGGCGCAACTTATATCAGTCCGTTCGTCGGACGCCTGGATGATATCGGTGTGGATGGCATGAAGCTGATCAAAGACCTGAAGACCATTCTTACCAACTACGGCCTGACTTCCGAAATTATCGCAGCCAGCATCCGTAACATCGCACATGTGGAGCAGGCGGCCATCGCCGGTGCACACATCGCTACGATCCCTGGTTCCCTGCTTCCATCGCTGTGGAAACACCCGCTGACTGACAACGGCATTGAGCGCTTCCTGAAGGACTGGGAAACTGTTCCGCAAGAAGCCAAATAA
- a CDS encoding macro domain-containing protein, with amino-acid sequence MQIIINNVAVSVRQGDITHFEGDMIVNASNSGLYGGGGVDGAIHRAGGPRIAEECAEIRRTQGGCLPGEAAVTSAGRLPFKGIIHTVGPIWKGGNAGEAATLANCYISSLDLAGARGVRSIAFPNISTGVYNFPKDLACRTALRTVTEYVNAQDPLVFPLKMISFVCFEHENAELYKETLKSYT; translated from the coding sequence ATGCAAATCATTATAAATAATGTCGCTGTCTCCGTCCGTCAAGGTGATATTACACACTTTGAAGGCGATATGATTGTAAATGCCTCGAACTCGGGACTCTACGGAGGCGGCGGAGTGGACGGTGCGATTCACCGGGCCGGCGGACCGCGGATTGCGGAAGAATGTGCCGAAATCCGCCGGACCCAAGGGGGCTGTCTGCCTGGGGAAGCTGCTGTTACAAGTGCCGGCAGGCTGCCGTTTAAGGGAATTATACATACGGTCGGACCGATCTGGAAAGGCGGGAACGCCGGCGAAGCGGCTACACTGGCTAACTGCTATATCAGCAGCCTTGATCTGGCAGGTGCCAGGGGAGTGCGCAGTATTGCTTTTCCTAACATCAGCACCGGGGTCTATAACTTTCCCAAAGACTTGGCCTGCCGGACAGCGCTCCGGACGGTTACTGAATATGTCAATGCACAGGACCCTCTTGTTTTTCCGCTGAAAATGATTTCGTTTGTATGCTTCGAGCATGAGAATGCCGAGTTATATAAGGAAACGCTGAAAAGTTATACTTAA
- a CDS encoding GNAT family N-acetyltransferase produces MAPITEVSFTEVGPENRDLRALIEDLDEDLKARYPHETIYVVDFSDPKVKEMTFVVAYQGGRPVGCGGLRPLDPQSSVMELKRFYVDPGCRKQGIANRMLLDLEARAQAAGCREIRLETGIKQPEAIALYVKHGYRPIDLFGPYIGDPDSLCYGKVLS; encoded by the coding sequence ATGGCACCAATAACTGAAGTGAGTTTTACAGAAGTCGGTCCGGAGAACAGGGATTTGCGGGCGTTAATTGAAGATCTGGACGAGGATTTGAAGGCGCGTTATCCGCATGAGACCATCTATGTCGTCGATTTTTCCGATCCTAAAGTAAAGGAAATGACGTTCGTAGTGGCTTATCAGGGGGGAAGGCCTGTCGGCTGCGGAGGGCTCCGGCCGCTTGATCCGCAGAGCTCGGTGATGGAGCTGAAGCGTTTTTATGTGGATCCGGGCTGCCGCAAGCAGGGGATTGCGAACAGGATGCTGCTGGATCTGGAAGCAAGGGCACAGGCGGCAGGCTGCCGTGAAATCAGGCTGGAGACCGGTATCAAGCAGCCGGAAGCGATAGCACTTTATGTGAAGCACGGGTACCGGCCGATTGATTTGTTCGGACCTTATATTGGGGATCCGGACAGCCTGTGTTACGGGAAAGTTTTATCCTGA
- the rpiA gene encoding ribose-5-phosphate isomerase RpiA translates to MSVNVKQLAAEKAVEYVEDGMKVGLGTGSTAYWAIRKLGERVQQGLKITAVATSRASEEQARELGIPLVAFGDIDSLDLTIDGADELDSRLQLIKGGGGALLREKIVAVNSTRMIVVADESKAVETLGKFPLPVEIIPFAWEWTLAQLNKLGCSAALRRSGDDLYKTDNGNYIADCRFDTITSAPELALSLQSIPGVVEHGLFIGIADMAIIGKNDGSIEIVEGENHL, encoded by the coding sequence ATGAGTGTCAATGTAAAGCAGCTGGCTGCTGAAAAAGCGGTTGAGTATGTTGAGGACGGAATGAAGGTAGGGCTGGGTACGGGATCTACTGCGTACTGGGCAATCCGCAAGCTGGGAGAACGGGTTCAGCAGGGATTGAAGATTACGGCAGTAGCCACCTCCCGCGCTTCTGAGGAGCAGGCCCGTGAACTCGGTATTCCTCTCGTTGCTTTTGGCGATATTGACAGTCTTGATCTGACGATTGACGGTGCAGATGAGCTGGACAGCAGGCTGCAGCTGATCAAAGGCGGCGGCGGAGCGCTGCTGCGCGAAAAAATTGTCGCGGTGAACAGTACACGCATGATCGTGGTAGCCGATGAGAGCAAGGCTGTAGAAACGCTGGGCAAATTCCCGCTGCCGGTTGAGATTATCCCTTTTGCCTGGGAATGGACGCTCGCGCAGCTGAATAAGCTGGGCTGCAGTGCGGCGCTGCGGCGCAGCGGGGATGACCTTTATAAGACAGATAACGGGAACTACATCGCTGATTGCCGCTTTGACACCATTACTTCAGCACCCGAGCTGGCGTTATCCCTGCAGAGTATTCCAGGTGTTGTGGAACACGGGCTGTTCATCGGAATTGCCGATATGGCCATCATCGGGAAAAACGACGGCAGCATTGAAATTGTTGAGGGTGAGAATCATCTCTAA
- a CDS encoding VanZ family protein encodes MIRKRGQPRRIWAWLLLFLYTGAVVYWMFIGFGRTIHTDGGLQYNLEPLRTVKLYFDLDNGVPFTGRLVNLLGNVAVFVPFGILLPLVNARLNSIILLTGYTVLYILILETMQMLLRVGSFDIDDLLLNMLGVWTGYVLLRLKKRR; translated from the coding sequence GTGATAAGGAAACGTGGACAACCGCGCCGGATTTGGGCGTGGTTGCTGCTGTTTTTATACACAGGTGCTGTTGTCTACTGGATGTTTATCGGATTTGGACGCACCATTCATACAGACGGAGGGCTGCAGTACAATCTTGAACCTCTCCGTACAGTAAAACTCTATTTCGATCTGGATAACGGGGTGCCGTTCACAGGCAGGCTGGTGAATCTGCTCGGGAATGTGGCTGTATTTGTTCCGTTTGGCATTCTGCTGCCGCTGGTAAATGCAAGGCTGAACTCCATAATCCTGTTGACCGGATATACAGTTCTTTACATTCTGATTCTGGAGACCATGCAAATGCTCCTTCGGGTAGGCAGCTTTGATATTGATGATCTCCTGCTTAACATGCTCGGGGTCTGGACAGGGTATGTGCTGCTGCGATTGAAGAAGAGACGGTAA
- a CDS encoding GNAT family N-acetyltransferase: protein MLIDLKQRVNSPEVAELLAYAVIDDPEALRRTSAEYSEQAALQLCGWEEEEVLVGLLGFEETEDGSLEIRHIAVLPENRGKGYARGMLLELLTAREPRYLLAETEDEIAADFYRSLGFMVYSLGENAAGIEMFRCVYEVEEQEDED from the coding sequence ATGCTGATTGATTTGAAGCAGCGTGTTAACTCGCCGGAAGTGGCTGAACTGCTGGCGTATGCTGTAATTGATGACCCGGAGGCGCTTCGCCGCACCTCTGCCGAATATAGTGAACAGGCTGCGCTGCAGCTCTGCGGCTGGGAAGAAGAGGAGGTGCTGGTCGGCCTGCTCGGCTTTGAGGAAACCGAGGACGGGTCTCTGGAAATCCGTCACATTGCCGTGCTTCCGGAGAACAGGGGGAAGGGATATGCCCGCGGGATGCTCCTTGAGCTTTTGACCGCCCGGGAACCGCGTTACCTTCTGGCAGAAACGGAGGATGAAATCGCAGCTGACTTTTACCGCAGCCTGGGGTTCATGGTATACAGCCTGGGCGAGAATGCAGCCGGGATCGAAATGTTCCGCTGTGTCTATGAGGTCGAGGAGCAGGAAGACGAGGATTAA
- a CDS encoding tetratricopeptide repeat protein, with translation MIKIFGFFLLFQLFGNPFIALIILLVILYFLDRRYVGLFPSISKPFRRSRQISRLRTTISLNPNDVSSKFELARLLSERKRYSEAKELLTGIADRYEQSAEYWVELGFVNLKLGLLPEGEAQMLQGLEINRRAQYGQPYLRLAETFRGIDQDKALYYVGQFQEIQSSSSEAYYLAGSMYKILGRDADAKQAFAESIAIYRSLPKYKKRQERGWALRSYFAKLR, from the coding sequence ATGATCAAAATATTCGGCTTTTTTCTGCTTTTCCAACTGTTCGGCAACCCGTTCATCGCCTTAATCATCCTGCTGGTTATCCTGTATTTTCTGGACCGCCGCTATGTCGGCCTCTTCCCCAGCATCTCCAAGCCATTCCGCAGAAGCCGGCAGATTTCCAGATTGCGGACCACAATATCGCTGAACCCCAACGACGTCTCCTCCAAGTTTGAACTGGCCCGTCTGCTGTCCGAGCGCAAACGTTATAGTGAAGCCAAGGAGCTGCTGACCGGGATCGCCGACCGCTATGAACAGTCCGCTGAGTATTGGGTGGAGCTCGGGTTTGTCAATCTGAAGCTTGGACTCCTTCCCGAGGGGGAAGCGCAAATGCTGCAGGGTCTGGAGATTAACCGCCGGGCACAATACGGCCAGCCTTATCTCCGCCTGGCTGAAACATTCCGCGGCATTGACCAGGACAAGGCGCTGTATTATGTCGGCCAGTTCCAGGAGATCCAGTCCTCCTCCAGCGAAGCTTATTATCTGGCAGGCTCCATGTACAAGATACTGGGCCGGGATGCAGATGCGAAGCAGGCGTTTGCCGAGTCGATTGCCATTTACCGTTCACTGCCCAAGTATAAGAAACGGCAGGAGCGCGGCTGGGCGCTGCGCAGTTATTTTGCCAAGCTGCGTTAG
- a CDS encoding response regulator translates to MKVLIVDDESDVRDSIRLLVDWEAFNITDILEACDGEKAMTLIVRERPEIIFTDMKMPNMDGMALLKWIEDKSPSSKVIVISGYDDYTYIRNTIKHGGMDYLLKPISRSELLEALSQASAAWRREEEARSLNIQREVEINKTLPMYWDKTLSALVSRPGSQPGAADELRAAFGWSAAVECQVVMLLTDPLPRTVLGKFGRNPDLLHFLMGNICNEVIGLVRNGYAFKHTDPNYGLVLLLTGELGQTDCKLKAMNDALYRVLGARFRFACGDRVSFPQGIPTGFQQTLQTARGISFLDDTPIYHFGGPSSMPPAQRTVLADYASRITTAVHRGDAAQIGLAVSGWIDAVVRRQAVTWEDLKYWRYEYELLRSRLLQDTAPPAGEPAPSSFPGLFPLDKNGRLSLEEWRREWTEAFVEIAGILKESRLQENNAIYEIKRYIDLHYMDNLTLQEISGEFFLSREYVSRRFKQMFNENISEYLEKVRIDHAKLLLSGGQHKISSVAEMVGYQDGRYFSKIFSKFTGKTPREWRKESES, encoded by the coding sequence ATGAAAGTACTGATCGTCGATGATGAATCCGACGTAAGGGATTCTATCCGGCTGCTTGTGGACTGGGAGGCATTTAACATTACGGACATTCTGGAGGCCTGTGACGGGGAAAAAGCGATGACGCTGATTGTGCGCGAACGGCCGGAGATTATCTTCACCGATATGAAAATGCCCAATATGGACGGCATGGCGCTGCTGAAGTGGATTGAAGACAAGTCTCCGTCCTCCAAAGTGATCGTGATCAGCGGCTATGACGATTACACTTACATCCGCAACACGATCAAGCACGGCGGAATGGACTACCTGCTGAAGCCGATCAGCCGCAGCGAGCTGCTTGAGGCGCTCAGCCAGGCCTCAGCAGCCTGGCGCAGGGAAGAAGAAGCCCGCAGTCTCAATATTCAGAGGGAGGTAGAGATCAACAAAACGCTGCCTATGTACTGGGACAAAACGCTCTCGGCCCTCGTCTCCCGGCCCGGCTCCCAGCCTGGAGCCGCAGATGAGCTGCGCGCTGCGTTCGGCTGGTCTGCGGCGGTGGAATGCCAGGTTGTAATGCTGCTGACCGATCCGCTTCCGCGCACCGTTCTGGGTAAATTCGGGCGCAATCCGGATCTGCTGCATTTTTTGATGGGCAATATCTGCAATGAGGTGATCGGCCTTGTCCGCAACGGCTATGCCTTTAAACATACGGACCCGAATTACGGTCTTGTCCTGCTGCTGACCGGAGAGCTCGGGCAGACAGATTGTAAGCTGAAAGCGATGAATGACGCTCTGTACAGGGTGCTCGGGGCGCGTTTCCGCTTCGCCTGCGGAGATAGGGTGTCCTTCCCGCAGGGCATTCCCACCGGCTTCCAGCAGACACTTCAAACCGCGCGCGGGATCTCGTTTCTGGATGATACACCGATCTATCATTTCGGTGGGCCCTCCTCCATGCCGCCTGCCCAAAGAACCGTGCTGGCCGATTATGCCAGCCGAATCACGACAGCGGTCCACCGGGGAGACGCTGCCCAGATCGGGCTGGCGGTCTCCGGCTGGATTGATGCGGTTGTCCGGCGGCAGGCCGTCACGTGGGAGGATCTGAAATACTGGCGGTACGAATACGAGCTGCTGAGAAGCCGGCTGCTTCAGGATACGGCGCCGCCAGCCGGCGAGCCCGCTCCCTCCTCCTTCCCCGGGCTGTTCCCGCTGGATAAAAACGGACGGTTATCACTGGAAGAATGGCGGCGGGAGTGGACAGAGGCGTTCGTAGAAATTGCCGGCATTCTGAAGGAATCCCGGCTGCAGGAGAACAACGCCATTTATGAGATTAAGCGGTATATCGACCTTCATTACATGGACAATTTGACGCTGCAGGAAATTTCCGGCGAGTTTTTTCTTAGCCGCGAATATGTTTCCCGGCGCTTCAAGCAAATGTTTAACGAGAATATTTCGGAATATCTGGAAAAGGTCCGGATTGATCACGCCAAGCTGCTGCTCTCCGGAGGGCAGCATAAAATTTCCTCCGTCGCCGAGATGGTCGGTTACCAGGACGGGCGGTATTTCAGCAAAATCTTCAGCAAGTTTACGGGGAAGACGCCGAGAGAATGGCGAAAGGAATCAGAGTCTTAA